The Branchiostoma floridae strain S238N-H82 chromosome 8, Bfl_VNyyK, whole genome shotgun sequence genome has a segment encoding these proteins:
- the LOC118421170 gene encoding uncharacterized protein K02A2.6-like, whose translation MAAAQQTMLTTLIPEIDWNADDPVKTFKKFKQRIELAFKTFLKDATDEEKVSYLLLLAGDDGLEIRNSWDLSPEQEKDPNKILERFEKHLEPKTNHRIFRYEFQSMRQGPEESISDYMSRLKNVADKCNFKDKTEKDGRLLDQMIWGCAYKKVQKTLIGKHELTLAAAVKEAVQHESTEKCMTTLTISTQAKEAKVDAISNRKHTPSSKQKASYRPPQKQSSNICRNCGTEHEFNDRKKCPAHGSTCNGCGKPNHWRKMCRSKGKSKPQEYRGYRKANPKHVHYQQEEQYSSGEETLSVGAIYVHEVEHENNVHSNEAYTTFQLKKKIGKKTTNINLRLKIDTGAQSNVMPVEHYQQIFPENMTKGGEVKAGILTPSSTVLSAYGGDKIPHLGKTTISGKHKGREVKCTFFVTKSKGPSILGLAACQQLGIITIHEIQATPEDGKIKETVPIKDRPAIHNKEQLIKMYPECFDDTVGCFEEEYHITVDPDVEPVIHPPRRVPLELREKLKKQLEEMTKKGVISEVTQPTDWVNSIVIKEKPNGKLRICLDPRDLNLALKRNHYPTPTLEEITPSLAGAKVFSKLDASNGYWNIKIDEESSLLTTFNTPYGRFKFNRLPFGLKVSQDVFQRKIDETYKGCKGAIGIADDIQVYGKTDDDHDFHLHEAMEKTRQAGIKLNASKCIIKESECKFFGMIYTAEGVKPDPEKVKAIHDIKAPEDEKELRSLLGLIQYMSAFIPKLADRTTNIRELLKEDVEYKWSASHTEDLNKIKQLISEKTTLQYYDREKPVILQVDASIKGVGAALIQDGKPIAFASKALSPAETRYANIERELLAVVYGCEKFHTYLYGRSFEVESDHRPLEQINKKNLTKAPNRLQRLLLRLQSYDMSIRYKPGKEMLLADALSRLSQHDKQEMDGLKVQIHHLVKVTTVKLEQIKEETSKDKELQLLAQTVTQGWPEKRKETQAIIHEYWTIRDDISVEDGVLLAGSRMIIPKSMRAEVLEMIHQGHLGIEKCILRAKSAVYWPGMYKQIEKAVAACPTCQKHKNSQQKEEMMPTEIPSRPWQTVGMDLFTTNDQWFLLLVDYYSKFPFVKSLANLKASTVTSSIRGIFAEQGIPTEVICDNGTQFTSQEFRQLANEYGFNITTSSPHYPKGHGFIERHVQTVKKTLIKCKESRSDPNLAMLAIRTTPIKPGMKSPAELLNGRKYKDILPTKIPPPLDQEETRAKMEKAQQAAKQHYDTQAKSLPELARGQSIHVQDPIRKTWSPGKVIDKATTPRSYVVETDAGRQLRRNRVHIRPTPEVKAPAATTPEVTTPAATTRDDTEYDKADIRDNAEYDKVNENEVEHPTTSALPLTRERTVL comes from the exons atggcggcggcccAACAAACCATGCTGACGACCTTGATCCCCGAAATAGATTGGAACGCTGATGACCCCgtcaaaacgtttaaaaaattcaaacaaaggaTCGAACTGGCATTCAAGACCTTCCTGAAAGACGCCACCGACGAAGAAAAGGTGAGCTACTTACTCTTATTAGCAGGAGACGATGGGCTTGAGATCAGAAATAGCTGGGACCTATCTCCAGAACAGGAAAAAGATCCAAACAAAATCCTAGAGAGGTTCGAGAAACACTTAGAACCTAAGACAAACCACAGGATTTTCAGATATGAGTTCCAAAGCATGAGGCAAGGGCCCGAAGAATCCATCAGTGATTATATGTCAAGGCTAAAAAACGTGGCAGACAAATGCAACTTCAAAGACAAGACAGAGAAAGACGGGAGACTGCTAGATCAGATGATCTGGGGATGTGCATACAAAAAGGTGCAGAAGACCCTCATAGGGAAGCATGAACTGACCCTTGCGGCAGCCGTAAAGGAAGCCGTACAGCATGAGTCTACAGAGAAGTGCATGACAACGTTGACAATCTCAACTCAAGCTAAAGAAGCAAAAGTCGATGCCATTTCTAACAGAAAGCATACTCCAAGCTCAAAACAAAAGGCAAGCTACAGGCCTCCACAGAAACAGAGTTCAAACATCTGTAGAAATTGTGGTACCGAGCATGAGTTTAATGACAGGAAGAAGTGCCCAGCACATGGTTCCACTTGTAATGGTTGTGGAAAGCCAAACCACTGGAGGAAAATGTGCAGGTCAAAGGGCAAATCCAAGCCACAAGAATACAGGGGTTACAGAAAGGCTAATCCGAAACATGTGCACTACCAGCAAGAAGAGCAGTACTCCTCAGGAGAAGAAACACTGTCGGTAGGTGCCATATATGTCCATGAAGTGGAGCATGAGAATAATGTACACAGTAATGAAGCGTACACGACTTTCCAACTCAAGAAGAAGATAggaaagaagacaacaaacatCAATCTGCGATTGAAGATAGATACAGGGGCTCAAAGCAATGTCATGCCGGTAGAACACTATCAGCAGATATTCCCGGAGAACATGACAAAAGGTGGGGAAGTCAAAGCAGGAATCCTCACACCAAGCAGCACTGTATTATCAGCCTATGGTGGAGACAAAATCCCACACCTGGGGAAGACAACCATCTCTGGAAAACACAAAGGCCGAGAGGTCAAGTGTACTTTCTTTGTGAccaaatccaagggaccaagcATCCTCGGATTGGCAGCGTGCCAGCAGCTAGGCATCATCACAATCCATGAGATACAAGCTACCCCAGAGGATGGCAAGATCAAAGAGACGGTGCCGATCAAGGACCGCCCTGCCATCCACAACAAGGAACAACTAATAAAGATGTACCCGGAATGTTTTGATGACACAGTCGGGTGTTTTGAAGAGGAGTACCACATCACTGTTGACCCAGACGTAGAACCAGTGATACATCCACCTCGCCGAGTGCCACTAGAGCTGCGAGAGAAGCTGAAGAAACAGCTGGAAGAGATGACGAAGAAAGGAGTCATCAGCGAGGTCACACAGCCAACAGACTGGGTAAACTCCATAGTAATAAAGGAAAAACCCAATGGCAAACTGCGGATCTGCCTCGATCCCAGAGACCTGAACTTGGCACTCAAGAGGAACCACTACCCTACACCCACTCTAGAAGAGATAACACCATCTCTGGCAGGAGCCAAAGTGTTTAGTAAGCTGGACGCCAGCAACGGGTATTGGAATATCAAAATAGACGAAGAATCTTCCTTGCTCACGACCTTCAACACGCCCTATGGCAGGTTCAAGTTCAACCGCCTCCCGTTCGGGCTGAAGGTCTCGCAGGACGTCTTCCAGAGAAAGATAGACGAAACGTACAAAGGGTGCAAAGGAGCAATCGGTATTGCAGACGACATCCAAGTGTACGGGAAGACAGACGACGACCACGACTTCCATCTGCACGAAGCGATGGAGAAGACCAGGCAAGCTGGCATCAAGCTAAACGCATCCAAGTGCATAATCAAAGAAAGTGAGTGTAAGTTCTTCGGAATGATCTACACAGCCGAGGGAGTCAAGCCAGACCCCGAAAAAGTGAAGGCGATACATGACATCAAAGCACCTGAGGATGAGAAAGAACTAAGAAGTCTCTTGGGGCTCATTCAATACATGAGCGCTTTCATCCCCAAGCTCGCGGACAGAACGACAAACATCCGTGAACTTCTGAAGGAAGATGTTGAATACAAGTGGAGTGCATCACACACTGAAGACCTGAACAAGATAAAGCAGCTCATCAGTGAAAAGACAACACTGCAGTACTATGACAGGGAGAAACCCGTCATACTACAAGTAGATGCCTCAATCAAAGGAGTAGGTGCAGCACTAATACAAGATGGAAAACCCATCGCATTCGCCTCAAAAGCCCTCTCACCGGCTGAAACAAGATACGCCAACATCGAGAGAGAGCTCCTGGCAGTAGTCTATGGATGTGAGAAATTCCACACCTACTTGTACGGAAGAAGCTTCGAAGTCGAGTCGGACCACCGACCCTTGGAACAAATCAACAAGAAGAACCTCACAAAGGCACCAAACAGGTTACAACGCCTGTTACTGCGACTACAAAGCTATGACATGAGCATCCGGTACAAACCAGGGAAAGAGATGCTACTAGCAGACGCACTCTCCAGGCTGTCACAGCACGACAAGCAAGAGATGGATGGTCTCAAAGTCCAGATCCATCACCTCGTAAAAGTGACAACTGTGAAACTGGAGCAGATCAAAGAGGAGACCAGCAAGGATAAAGAGCTCCAACTACTCGCCCAGACAGTGACACAGGGATGGCcagagaaaagaaaagagacaCAAGCAATAATACACGAATACTGGACCATCCGAGACGACATTTCGGTAGAGGATGGAGTCCTCCTGGCTGGGTCCAGGATGATTATACCCAAGTCCATGAGAGCAGAGGTCCTAGAGATGATTCATCAAGGACACCTGGGTATCGAGAAATGCATACTCAGAGCAAAATCTGCAGTCTACTGGCCGGGCATGTACAAACAAATCGAGAAAGCAGTTGCAGCATGCCCCACATGCCAAAAGCACAAGAACTCGCAACAGAAAGAAGAGATGATGCCAACAGAGATACCAAGCAGACCCTGGCAAACAGTAGGCATGGATCTGTTTACCACCAATGACCAATGGTTTCTACTCCTGGTAGACTACTACTCCAAATTCCCATTTGTGAAGAGTCTCGCCAACCTGAAGGCATCAACAGTAACATCCAGCATACGAGGTATATTCGCCGAACAAGGGATCCCAACAGAAGTCATATGCGACAATGGGACACAATTCACATCCCAAGAGTTCCGGCAGCTGGCCAACGAGTACGGATTCAACATTACAACATCATCACCGCACTACCCAAAGGGGCATGGTTTTATAGAAAGACATGTACAGACGGTGAAGAAAACGCTGATCAAATGCAAAGAATCAAGATCAGACCCAAACCTAGCCATGCTAGCCATCCGCACCACACCGATCAAGCCAGGTATGAAATCGCCAGCGGAGCTGTTAAACGGACGGAAGTATAAAGACATCTTGCCGACCAAAATACCTCCACCACTTGACCAGGAAGAAACAAGGGCCAAGATGGAAAAGGCACAACAAGCAGCGAAACAGCACTACGACACCCAGGCAAAGAGTCTGCCTGAGCTGGCCAGGGGCCAGAGCATCCACGTACAGGACCCTATCCGAAAAACGTGGAGCCCCGGCAAAGTCATCGATAAAGCTACAACACCGAGATCATATGTTGTAGAGACCGACGCCGGGAGACAACTGAGAAGAAACAGAGTACACATACGACCAACTCCAGAAGTGAAAGCACCTGCAGCAACAACTCCAGAAGTGACAACACCTGCAGC CACCACACGCGACGACACCGAGTACGACAAAGCCGACATCCGCGACAACGCCGAGTACGACAAAGTCAACGAGAACGAGGTCGAACATCCAACCACCAGTGCGTTACCGCTGACGAGAGAAAGAACTGTCCTCTGA
- the LOC118420889 gene encoding zinc finger protein 43-like, with protein sequence MEQSPVVLPIKKEPLDSTCSYNGNDSLDIAKQEIAGSSEHNESSEPPLEDAGDEYPTHWQAAEGSVSVGHASRIKLPLRGRLYVCSECEYQASRADVIKHQRLHTRARPYVCLLCNFAGTQNSHLRSHFKRHHSAPLDEDNHMVIPQSHFICQECQIIFPTQEKLQTHLHNSHTNEEQAPANNEDGGNTENTQIDSLQKTHVGQPNGALESANDLHNVLCRDNEQRSPPISDSCTSSKHKTISSSNTVPPTVQKISTCSAHIIQNQMLENGINRSNVSHDGFHSQPAFTGNQERQSSLSSKESVANTQYSFTQSNSFENKESGTSEENPIKHNVTQQYAVVGTNNSSEYKSFAYANEDHVPPSSTCNEGLATTVGSGSATRAKKTFTCSECGYKGGKKDVEKHLTVHTGFRPYVCLQCGHTTAQNNHMRKHFQRIHPGLEAEFDVRTDEFYICSSCLYFFLSRERFNNHFNEGPCAWPGEASSSDAIPPNHVMLPNLTLFPSQAMAVSTNDYENGHDFQIRETSYNAMEEGHHLTQRNRQRKNADPKCAKTNGTINIPQDVQPDVINQFRRSINVENNYEELRSEEAMSWSTELSTHEPTVTSVSDVNQHNHVTVPAFSERRSMLNRTHFSQEKDLYNSRKRTSKVLQKCGMTSESFRTSTSHQNGGATFSREGTTQNPVMPGFSGEKTTHAIMDKAGAISSQTVGNAAAVTLQSSSSGCLSQNCGKDLHSADADGPSSVPRNIRKAARRSLQKYTQAQKRQRKTSHHEAPCSSRGKPLRPFVWHFQGRSYITYEIAGKTSRSLPKDDRQMACNFCPYKTSKKELLRLHMRRHLWMS encoded by the exons ATGGAACAATCACCAGTAGTGTTACCAATCAAAAAGGAACCACTGGACTCAACATGTAGCTATAACGGCAACGATTCCCTGGATATAGCCAAACAGGAGATTGCAGGAAGTAGTGAACACAATGAGTCTAGTGAACCTCCCCTTGAAGACGCTGGGGACGAATATCCGACACACTGGCAAGCTGCGGAGGGATCGGTGAGCGTTGGACATGCCTCGCGGATCAAGCTACCGTTACGAGGGCGACTGTACGTCTGTAGTGAATGCGAGTACCAGGCCAGCCGAGCCGACGTGATCAAACACCAGCGTCTCCACACGAGGGCGCGCCCGTACGTCTGCCTGCTCTGCAACTTCGCGGGAACGCAGAACTCGCACCTCCGCTCGCACTTCAAGCGGCACCACTCGGCGCCATTGGACGAAGATAACCACATGGTCATCCCGCAGAGTCACTTCATCTGCCAGGAATGCCAGATCATATTTCCGACACAAGAAAAATTGCAGACGCACTTACACAACTCCCACACAAATGAAGAACAAGCTCCAGCAAATAATGAAGACGGAGGGAACACAGAGAATACACAGATAGACTCCCTGCAGAAGACCCATGTTGGACAGCCAAATGGAGCACTGGAGTCAGCGAATGATCTTCACAACGTGCTATGCAGAGACAACGAACAAAGAAGTCCTCCAATATCTGACAGTTGTACCTCTTCTAAACACAAGACTATTTCTAGCTCTAATACTGTACCTCCCACTGTGCAAAAAATTAGCACGTGCAGTGCACACATtattcaaaatcaaatgttgGAAAATGGCATTAACAGGTCTAATGTTAGTCATGACGGTTTCCATTCACAGCCTGCCTTCACCGGTAATCAAGAAAGACAAAGTTCTCTCAGTTCCAAAGAAAGTGTAGCAAATACTCAGTATAGTTTCACACAAAGCAACTcctttgaaaacaaagaaagtggAACTAGTGAGGAGAACCCTATCAAACACAATGTTACTCAACAGTATGCTGTAGTAGGCACTAACAACAGTAGTGAGtacaagtcatttgcatatgcaaatgaggatcatGTCCCTCCAAGCTCTACCTGTAACGAAGGGTTAGCAACAACAGTAGGCAGTGGTAGTGCTACCAGGGCGAAGAAAACCTTTACGTGTTCGGAGTGCGGTTACAAAGGAGGAAAGAAGGATGTAGAGAAAcacttaacggtgcacacagGGTTTCGACCGTATGTCTGCCTGCAATGTGGCCACACAACGGCACAGAATAACCACATGAGAAAACACTTCCAGCGTATTCACCCAGGGCTAGAAGCAGAGTTTGATGTCAGGACGGATGAGTTCTACATTTGCAGCTCGTGTTTGTACTTCTTTTTATCGCGGGAACGTTTTAACAATCATTTTAATGAGGGGCCGTGTGCATGGCCTGGCGAAGCATCAAGTAGCGACGCGATTCCCCCGAATCATGTAATGCTCCCAAATCTAACACTTTTTCCATCCCAGGCTATGGCTGTAAGTACGAATGATTATGAGAATGGACATGACTTTCAAATTCGTGAGACGAGCTACAACGCAATGGAAGAGGGACATCATCTGACGCAAAGAAACAGGCAGAGAAAGAACGCTGATCCAAAGTGTGCTAAGACCAACGGTACTATCAACATACCTCAAGATGTGCAACCAGATGTGATCAATCAGTTCAGACGCAGTATTAACGTTGAAAACAATTACGAAGAACTCAGGTCTGAAGAAGCGATGTCATGGTCGACTGAACTATCCACTCACGAGCCAACCGTAACTTCTGTTAGCGATGTCAACCAGCATAATCATGTGACTGTGCCTGCCTTCTCTGAGAGAAGAAGTATGTTGAACAGAACACACTTCAGCCAGGAGAAAGATCTGTATAATTCTAGAAAAAGAACTTCCAAGGTCTTACAGAAGTGTGGAATGACATCAGAATCATTCAGGACTTCCACCTCTCATCAGAATGGAGGGGCGACTTTTTCACGGGAGGGCACGACTCAAAATCCAGTGATGCCAGGATTTTCAGGGGAGAAGACAACACATGCTATAATGGACAAGGCAGGTGCAATAAGTTCACAAACAGTGGGGAATGCTGCAGCAGTTACAttacagtcatcatcatcagggtGTTTATCACAGAATTGTGGCAAGGACCTTCACAGTGCAGATGCTGATGGTCCATCCAGTGTGCCTAGGAATATCAG AAAAGCAGCTAGGAGGTCATTACAGAAATACACCCAGGCCCAGAAGAGACAGAGGAAGACATCTCACCATGAAGCACCGTGCAGCAGTAGGGGAAAACCACTCAGGCCTTTTGTGTGGCACTTCCAAGGCCGGTCCTACATTACATACGAGATCGCTGGGAAAACTTCAAGATCTTTGCCCAAAG ATGACCGCCAGATGGCGTGCAACTTCTGCCCATACAAGACCAGCAAGAAGGAGCTTTTACGTCTCCACATGAGGAGACACCTCTGGATGTCCTGA
- the LOC118420669 gene encoding TRMT1-like protein: protein MAACTSFEDEPLKVAVEMGVTLKVKENHATPEKTDTFYNPKMRMNREMVLCALATMAEEKDQLRCLDAFGATGIEGILWTKYLKSKQPQVTIGDIKEETVSLIRRNVRSNGFRVKTEDKKRVADSQDGRTNNEEGCSIDDNSAGRKDEEVMKKPEIEVVCCDANVLLHQRPFDFVHLDPYGCSVQYLDAAFRNVPKDGIVAVTSTDTSAVYGKCPNVTQRHYNGYITRSEFMREMAVRLILASVVRAAARCNKGVDVLLSLVAEHFLLVIVRVQRGPSYADACLERVQGVIHCQLCQERVFQPNDRMLNENSYTFLPCTCHAGTPGKTAALLGPVWSGPVFNLEFLKKMFLTCRGLLVSPTTRNHLKTMIQEAQCPAGKSEEDLDDNCQEAEENPWKKRKTDGEHGEPHPPFYYNIHRHCAKSKDSPKMQKILQYMRKEGYRASRTHFDPVAIRTDATLLQLKAVLQKYSNQTVN, encoded by the exons ATGGCGGCTTGCACGAGTTTTGAAGACGAACCGTTGAAAGTTGCAGTTGAAATGGGCGTCACACTGAAAGTAAAGGAAAATCACGCAACTCCAGAGAAGACGGACACCTTCTACAATCCTAAGATGAGAATGAACAG AGAGATGGTCCTGTGCGCACTTGCTACCATGGCTGAGGAGAAGGACCAGCTACGGTGTCTGGATGCATTTGGAGCCACAG GCATTGAAGGGATACTGTGGACCAAGTATCTTAAAAGCAAGCAGCCTCAAGTGACCATTGGAGACATCAAGGAGGAAACAGTCTCTCTCATCAGAAGGAACGTCCGGTCAAATGGCTTCAGGGTCAAGACGGAAGACAAGAAACGTGTTGCGGACAGCCAAGATGGAAGGACTAACAATGAAGAGGGTTGTAGTATTGATGACAACAGTGCTGGAAGAAAAGATGAAGAAGTGATGAAGAAACCAGAGATTGAAGTTGTGTGCTGTGATGCCAATGTGTTACTGCACCAGAGACCTTTTGATTTTGT GCACCTTGATCCCTATGGCTGTTCCGTACAGTACTTAGATGCTGCCTTCCGAAATGTCCCAAAGGACGGCATCGTGGCTGTAACGTCCACAGACACCAGTGCCGTGTACGGGAAATGCCCAAACGTCACCCAGAGACACTATAATGGCTACATTACCAGGAGCGAGTTCATGAGAGAAATGGCAGTCCGGTTAATTCTTGCATCTGTTGTCAG AGCTGCAGCCAGGTGTAACAAAGGTGTAGATGTTCTCCTCTCCCTGGTGGCGGAACATTTCCTCCTGGTCATCGTGAGAGTCCAGCGGGGTCCGTCCTACGCTGATGCGTGTCTGGAGCGTGTGCAGGGGGTCATCCATTGTCAGCTGTGTCAGGAGAGGGTCTTCCAGCCCAACGACAGGATGTTAAATG AGAACAGCTACACATTTCTGCCCTGCACCTGCCATGCTGGGACACCTGGTAAGACTGCTGCGCTGCTGGGACCAGTGTG GAGCGGCCCTGTCTTCAACCTGGAGTTcctgaagaaaatgtttttaactTGTAGAGGCTTGCTTGTGAGTCCAACAACAAGAAACCACCTGAAAACTATGATTCAAGAAGCCCAGTGCCCGGCAGGAAAAAGTG AGGAAGACTTGGACGATAACTGTCAAGAAGCTGAAGAGAACCCAtggaagaagagaaaaacagatgGAGAGCATGGGGAACCACACCCACCCTTCTACTACAACATCCACAGACACTGTGCTAAAAGCAAGGACTCCCCAAA GATGCAGAAAATTCTGCAGTATATGCGGAAGGAAGGCTACCGAGCAAGCCGGACACATTTTGATCCCGTTGCGATCAGAACGGACGCCACCCTGCTTCAGCTCAAGGCTGTTCTGCAGAAGTACAGCAACCAAACTGTTAACTGA